TCCGGCGGCGCCGAGCCCGATGCTGCCGCCGTCGCCAAGACCAATGCGCTCCTGGCCGAATTGCCCGACACTTTCGCCGCCGTCATTCTCGGCATGGGCAATGACGGCCACACCGCCAGCTTCTTCCCCGGCGGCGACACGCTCGATGCAGCGCTGACCTCGGAAGGCCCGGCCCTCGCCATCCGCGCCCCCCGGCGCGGGCGAACCGCGCATCACCTTTACCCTTCCGCGTCTCCTCCGCACGGATGGGCTGTACCTTCACATCGAAGGGGAGGAAAAGGCCGACGTGCTCGACACGGCTCTGGGCGATGGTCCCGTCGCGGACATGCCCATTCGTGCCGTCCTGCGGTCCGGCCACGCCGTCACTGTCTACTGGTGCCCCTAGGAGACTGTTTGAGAACTCGCTCTGGTGAGTCAACTGGCGTGATTTTTGAGAACCGGAGCGCAGCGTACGTTTGGTACGTGAGCACCGGAAGCGCAGAAAATTGCGTCAGGTGGCCGCCGGAGTAGAGTTCACAAGGGTCTCCAAGTCCCCTCGGCGGTCCCCAATTGACCGCCCTGGCCACCAAAGGATGCCAGCCGGCGTGTTCCTGCGAAAAGGTGCTCCCGCCTTTCGCCGCGTGAACGCGCCCTGAAACTAGGAGTTCGACCATGTCTGTCCGCCAGGCCATCCAGGATGTCACCGACCGTATCGCCGCGCGCAGCCGCGACAGCCGCCGGGACTACCTCAACCGCCTCGATGCCGCCCGCGAAGCCGGCGTCAATCGTGCCGTCCTCTCCTGCGGCAATCTCGCCCACGCCTTCGCCGCCTGCTCGCCCGCCGAAAAGGCCCAGCTCGCCGGCAGCAAGTCGCTGAATCTCGGCATCGTCACCAGCTATAACGACATGCTCTCGGCCCACCAGCCGTATCAATTCTACCCCGACATCATCAAGGAAGCGGCCCGCGAGATCGGCGCCACCGCCCAGGTCGCCGGCGGCGTGCCCGCCATGTGCGATGGCGTGACCCAGGGCCAGCCGGGCATGGACCTGTCGCTCTTCAGCCGCGACGTCATCGCCATGTCCACGGCCATTGCGCTGAGCCACAACATGTTCGATGCCGCCGTCTATCTCGGCATCTGCGACAAGATCGTGCCCGGCCTGCTCATCGGCGCGCTGACCTTCGGCCATATCCCGGCCGTCTTCGTCCCCGCCGGCCCCATGCCCTCGGGCCTGCCCAATGACGAAAAGAGCAAGGTCCGCCAGCTCTATATGGAGGGCAAGGTCGGCCGCGCCGAACTGCTCGAAGCCGAATCCAAGTCCTACCACTCCGCCGGCACCTGCACCTTCTACGGCACCGCGAACAGCAACCAGATGCTTATGGAAATCATGGGCCTGCACCTGCCCGGCGCCAGCTTCGTCAATCCCGGCACCCCCTGCGCGATGCCCTGACCAAAGAGGCCACCGTCCGCGCCCTCTCGCTCACCGCTTTGGGCAATAACTACACCCCGGTCGGCCACGTCATCGACGAAAAGGCCATCGTCAACGGCCTGGTGGGCCTGCATGCCACGGGCGGTTCCACCAACCACACCATGCATCTGATCGCCATCGCCGCCGCCGCCGGCCTCCAGGTCACCTGGGACGACATGAGCGATCTCAGCGATGCCACCCCGCTCCTCGCCCGCGTCTATCCCAATGGCGTCGCCGACGTGAACCACTTCCACGCCGCCGGCGGCATGGGCTTCCTCATCCAGGAACTGCTCGAATCCGGTCACCTGCATGAAGACGTCAAGACCGTCTGGGGCGAGGGCCTCTCCGGCTACAAGGTCGAAGCCAAGCTGATCGAGGACAAGCTCACCTTCGAGCCGGCCCCCAGGGAATCCGCCCTCCCCAAGGTCCTCACATCGACCAAGACCCCGTTCCAGACCTCCGGCGGCCTCAAGCTCCTCACGGGCAATCTCGGCCGCTCGGTCATCAAGGTCTCGGCCGTCAAGCCAGAACACCGCGTCGTCGAAGCGCCCGCCCGCGTCTTCCACGGCCAGGAAGGCCTGCAGGCCGCTTTCAAGGCCGGCGAACTCACCGGCGACATGATCGCCGTGGTCCGCTTCTCCGGCCCTCGTGCCCTCGGCATGCCCGAATTGCACAAGCTCACCCCCTCGCTCGGCATCCTGCAGGATCGCGGCTTCAAGGTCGCCCTGCTCACCGACGGCCGCATGTCCGGCGCATCAGGCAAGGTCCCCGCCGCCATCCACATGACCCCCGAAGCCATCGACGGCGGCCCCATCAGCAAAATTCGCGACGGCGACATGATCCGCCTCGACGCCAACGAAGGCACGCTCACCTTCCTCGGCGACGAACGCGAATTCCTCTCCCGCACCCCGGCCACCGAAGACCTCCGCCCCCAGCACTACGGCATGGGCCGCGAACTCTTCGCCGGCTTCCGCAGCCTGGTCGGCGTGGCCGATCGCGGGGCCAGTGTGTTCCAGTAGGCAAACGCCGCGCCCACCGCTTCCCCCTTCTCCCCTCGTGGGAGAAGGTGCCCGAAGGGCGGATGAGGGGGCTTCTAGGCCGCTGGCAGCACCATCGGTTGGCGCGCCTGTCTTCGACACAGAATCACGCCTATATGCTTGACCGCAACACAGGAGAGAAGACGTGGTTATTCATGACGATGCTGACATGGCTACAGTAGTTGGCGAGACGGTCCAAGCCATTAAGGAAAGCGCCCGACACGTCGGAAAGGCAGACCGTGCGATTTCGGCTGTTCAGATCAGCGAGATTGAAGCGGCCGTCGAGATATTGCAGAAAACCCTCGAACTAAAAAAGCGTGTCAACGCAGTTGCGCGATCCTAGGCGACGAACTTCATTGGGACTTAGCGAGTTGCTAAGTCCCGCCATAGGAGGTGGACGACTACACACTTATTACCTCGTCCGCCCGAACAACCGCTCGATATCCTTCTTCTTGAGCTCGACATAGGTCGGCCGCCCATGGATGCATTGCCCGGAATGCGGCGTTGCTTCCATGTCGCGCAGCAGCGCATTCATCTCGTCCACGCGCAGTCGCCGCCCCGAGCGTACCGAGCCATGGCAGGCCATGCGCGCGATGATCGCCTCCATCCGGTCCGAAACAGCGGCAATGCTCTCCCATTCCGCCAGCCCGTCCGCCACGTCGCGCACCAGCCCCTCGATATCCGAATTGCCCAGCAGAGCCGGGGTCTCGCGCACCGCCACGGCCCGCGGCCCGAACCGTTCGAGATAGAGCCCGAACCGCTCCAGCTCGCCCGCTGCCTCTTCCAGCCGCGCGCAATCCTCCTCGGGCAATTCCACCACCAGCGGGATCAACTGCGCCTGGCTTGCCACCGGCCCCGACGCCAGTTGCGCCTTGAACCGCTCATAGACCAGCCGTTCATGCGCCGCATGCTGGTCCACCAGCAACAGCCCCTCGCCATTCTGCGCGATGATAAAATTGTCGAACATCTGCGCCCGCGCCGTGCCCAGCGGGAACTCCATCAAAGCGGGCGCCGCTTCGGCTTCCACCCGCGCGCTGGGCTCGCGCAACCCCGCCATCGCCGCCTGCCCGAAGTCCGGCGCAAACGGATTGGCATTGCCCGCGCCGCCCGCGCGCTCGTAACCGGCAAACGGCGCCATGGCATCCGCCCGATAGGCCGGGGCAGGGGCCGAGGGGGAGGCATAGGCCGGCGCCGTGAACGCCCCCAGCACATCCTCGGCCACCGTGCCCGAAGCCTTGAACCCCGCCGCGGCCAGCGCCTCGCCAATGGCGCGGATCACCGCGCTGCGCACCGCCCCGGCATCGCGAAACCGCAATTCCGCCTTGGCCGGATGCACATTCACATCCACCTCGCCCGGGTCGATGGCGATATAGAGCGCCACGACAGGAAAACGGTCGCGGAACACATAATCGGCATAGGCCGCCCGCACCGCGCCCACCAGCACCTTGTCCTTCACCGAGCGGCCATTGACGAAGTAGAACTGGCTCAGCGAATTGGCCCGCGTATAGGTCGGCAACCCCGCCAGCCCCGCCACGACAACGCCATGCCGACTGGTCGCCAGCGTCACCGCATTCTGCGAAAAATCGTCGCCGATCACCTGGCCTAGCCGCGCCTGCAGGGCCCCGGTCCCCGTCACCGCAGGCCAGTTGCTCGCCGTGCGGTCGCTGCCATTGAGCACGAAGTGAACGCCCGGATTGGCCATGGCCAGCCGCTTGATCACATCGGTGATCGCCCCCGCTTCGGCCCGGTCGGTTTTCAGGAATTTCAGCCGCGCCGGCACATTGGCGAACAGGTTCTTCACCTCGACCACAGTGCCCCGGTTCATCGCCTGCGGCACCGGCCCGGCCCGCAACCCGCTATTCACCGTGATACGCAGCCCGCTCTCTGCCTCCGCCGTGCGCGAGGCAATGCTCAGCTCCGCCACCGACCCGATCGAAGCCAGAGCCTCACCCCGAAAGCCCAAAGTCCGGATGTCGTCGAGATCGTCGGCCGAGAGCTTGGAGGTCGCATGCCGCTCCACCGAAAGCACCAGGTCGGCCCGGTCCATGCCATGCCCGTCATCCTCGATCCGGATCAGCCCCTTGCCGCCCGCCGCCGTGGTGACGACAATCCGGCTGGCCCCCGCATCGATGGCATTTTCCACCAGTTCCTTGACCACGCTACTGGGCCGCTCCACCACCTCGCCGGCGGCAATGCGGTTGATCAGGTCTTCGGGCAGTTGGCGAATGGACAAAGGGCGATTCTCCTTGGCGAAGAATATAGGGCAGGGGAGGTCGGTTTCCGACCCGGTTTGCGCAGTCTTTGTGGGATACCCCCACCCAACCTCCCCCTGATAGGGGGAGGAGCCACACCGCGACTGGGGCAAGATCGCGCCACACACGCGATCTGTTCCTCCCCCTATCAGGGGGAGGCTAGGAGGGGGTATCCCAACAAAACCTCTCTTGCCGCCACCTGCCGCCACCCGCTAAACCTCCCCCATGCCCAGCCAATCCCCCATGGACCTCGCCCTCACCCTCGCCGAAGAGGCCGCCGCCCACGGCGAGGCCCCGGTCGGCGCCGTGGTCATGGAAGGCGAGGTGATCCTCGCCGCCGAGCGCAACCGCATGAAGGCCCTGGGCGATCCCACCGCCCATGCCGAAATGCTGGCCATCCGCACCGCGCTGCAAACTCGCGGTACCGGCCGCCTCGATGGCTGCGACCTCTATGTCACCCTCGAGCCCTGCGCCATGTGCGCCGGCGCCATCGCCCATACCCGCCTGCGCCGCGTCTATTTCGCCGCCGAAGACCCCAAGGCCGGCGCCGTCGAAAACGGCATCCGCCTCTTCACCCAGCCCACCTGCCACCACGCCCCCGAAGTCATCTCCGGCCTCGGCGCCACCCGCTCCGAAACCCTGCTCCGCGAATTCTTCCGGGCCTTGCGGAGTTAGGCTGGCCTGCTTTGGGTTCCCACACCCCCGATGTCATCCCGGCCTTGAGCCGGGATCCATCCTGAGATGCGTCAAGGCAACGCGATCGATGGAGAGAAAGCCCTACCGCGCCACCAGCATCGCCACCGCCGACAGCGCCAGCCCCGCCATCATCCCGAACGGATACATCGCATAAGCCGGCACATCATCCGGCAATTCCACGCCCGGCGGCCTGAACTTCGTGCAAATGCGCCATTGCACCGGTGGCACGGCCCCCTCCAGCCGGTCGCGATAGAGCGGCACCCAGTGCCGCGCATCGTCGAAGGTTATCGCCATGGGCGCATTGCAGCATGTCGCCACCATGCGGCTGGTCTTGGTATCAGGCGTCAGCTTGTGCGCCTCCAGCAGGTGCCCGCCCTTGCTCACCTGCACCCGATCCTTGCGATAAAGCACATTCCCCGTGCCCCCCGCCGTATCGAGCAGCGGCGGCGCATCGGGCAGGGCGCCCAGCGCCCGTCCGGCCGCCTGGCAGTCGTCGCAATGGCAGATCACGCTGGCAATCGGCTTGCCCCACGCTTCGATTTCCACCTGCCCGCAACTGCAGCGGGCCATCACCTGTTTGTCCTTCATCCGGCCTCCTTGTTACAGGCCAGACGAACGGATCATCGGGGATTCGACAAGCCAATCATCAGTTAGTGCGGATCGCTCTCCACCACCGGCACCTTGCCGGCGATATAGGCTTCCACCTTGTCCGCCAGGATGCGCTTGAAGCGCTCCTTTTCGGCTTCGGCATGCGCCACGATCTCGCGCACCCGCCAGAATTCCAGCGCCCCGAAATTGGCGACATGCGGGCGGATATAGATGTCGGGCGGATAGGCCGCCATCATATGCGCCGTCAGCGAATGCATCATGATCTGGGCCGAGCCGAACCAGATGTCGATCGCCTTGTGGTCCGTCTTGGAAATGCCCTCCGACGGATCGCCATTGACGTCGATGCCGATCAGGAAATCGGTATTGATGTCGGCCTGGTCCAGCGGCAGCGGATTGACCACACCCCCATCGACAAGGATGTGGTTGGCATAGACCACCGGCTTGAACAGGCTCGGAATGGCGATCGATCCCGCAATGGCCGGCCGCAGCAGCCCCGAATTGAACACCACCTGGTGCCAGCTCTGGAAATCGGTCGCCACCACATAGAGCGGCACCTTCAGGTCCTTGAATTCGAGCGGAAAATTCTCCGGCGTGAACGTATCGACGATACTCGTCGCATCGAGCTGCATCGAAATCCCGTTCTTGAGAATCCCGCTGATGCCGCGGATCTGCGTCGCCCACAGCTTGGTGGCGATGATGCGCATCGTCCCCAGCACCTGGTAGGAATGCTCGCGCAATTCCTTGCCCGTCATGCCCGCCGCCCAGCCCGAGCCGATCAGCGCCCCGATCGACGTGCCCGCTATGACCGAAGGCTTCAGCCCCAGCTCGTCCATGGCCTCGATATAGGGAATATGCGTCAGCCCGCGCGCCGAGCCGCCGCCCAGTGCCACACCGATCCGAGGTCCAGATATCGTCTCCATCCCGCCCCGCTCCTTGCCTTTCGAACGCAGCCGGTCGGCGAGCGCCTTGCCCCGCAATTGCAGCGGCGTCAGCACAGGTTGCGACGGCGTCTCGTCAAAGACGGTCTTGAGCAAGGGTAGGCTGGCGAAGTTGAGGAATGGTTCAGGACGTCGTGCGGGCGATTTCGCGCCAGCCGATGTCCCGGCGGCAAAATCCGGACGGCCAAACAATCTTGTCCACGCCTGCGTAAGCACGGCTCTGCGCCTCTTTCACACTCCCGCCCAGAGCGGTGACGTTGAGCACGCGCCCGCCGGCAGCAAGTAAACGCGTACCGTCCCGACGCGTTCCGGCGTGAAACACCTGCAATGTGTCGCTATCCAGTCCCTCGGCACCCCTGATTTCGCTGCCCTTGCCATAGCTGCCCGGATACCCCTCGGTCGCCATGATGACGGTCAGCGCATACTGGTCCTTCCAGGCCACGTCATGGCCGGCAAGCGTCCCCGTCGCCGTGGCATGCAGCAATGGCAGCAGGTCGCTCTCCATGCGCAGCATCATCACCTGCGTTTCCGGGTCCCCGAACCGCGCATTATATTCCACCAGCTTAGGCCCATCCGAAGTCAGCATCAGCCCGGCATAAAGCACGCCCTGATATGGCGTTCCCCGCGCCGCCAGCCCCTTCACTGTCGGCCAGATCACCCGCTCCAGCGTTTCCTCATAGATCTCGCGCGTCATCACCGGGGCAGGGGAATAGGCCCCCATCCCCCCGGTATTGGGTCCGGTATCGCCGTCGAAGGCCCGCTTGTGGTCCTGCGCCGTGGTCAGCGGCAGGATGTCGGTGCCGTCGCACAGCACAAAGAGCGAAACCTCCTCGCCCTCCATGAATTCCTCGATCACCACTTCGGCGCCCGATGCCCCGAACGCCCCGGCAAAGCAGTCGACAATGGCCGCCTCGGCCGCCTCGACATCAAGGGCCACCGTCACGCCCTTGCCCGCTGCCAGCCCATCCGCCTTGATGACGATGGGCGCCCCCTGCGTATAAAGATACGCCAAAGCCGCCGCTTCATTGTCGAAGCGCCCATAGGCCGCGGTGGGAATGCCCATCTCGTCGCACAAGGCCTTGGTAAAGCCCTTCGATCCCTCCAGCTGCCCCGCCGCCTTGCTGGGGCAGAAGCAGGTGATCCCGGCCGCCCTGACATCATCGCCCAGCCCCGCCACCACCTGCGCATCGGGCCCGACCACGACAAAGTCGATCGCTATCAGCTTGCAGAAATCCACCACCGCCTTGTGGTCGGTAATGTCGATCACGACATTCTCCGCCACCGCGCCGGTCCCGCCATTGCCCGGCGCAATGAAGAGTTTTGTCAGCAGCGGCGATTGGGCAATCTTCCACGCCAGCGCATGCTCGCGCCCACCCGACCCGATCACCAGAACCCGCATGAACCGCCCTCCGTGCTTGTTGGGGGCGTGATGCACGAGTGGGGCAGGAGAGGCAATTGTTTTTGTAAGAAACCCGTCGCGTCAGCGACTGTTAGTCTTGTGAGCAGAGGAAAGAGGCGAGGCATGCCCCAGCGGGCCAAACGCGAAGCGCAGTATCGGAGCATTGCCGACCGGCAGGGCGCTGCCATTGCGCGTCTGGCCGCCGTTTACGAGAAGGACCCGGCTTTGCGGCAGGATCTGGAACAGGACATCCACCTGCATCTCTGGCGGAGCCTCGACAGCTTCCGCGAGCAATGCAGCCTCAGCACCTGGACCTGGCGGGTGGCGCATAATGTCTGCGCCCGCCATGTCGACAAGGCCGTGCGGTCCCGCTCGGCCGGCGACTGGATCGACATCGACAGCGTCGAGCCGGCCGACCACCGGGCCACGCCCGAGCAGGCCACCGGCACGGCCCTGACCCTGGAACGGCTCTATACCCTCATCGACCGGCTGCGGCCGATCGATCGGCAGGTGGTGCTGCTCTATCTCGAAGATGTCGAGGCCGAGGCGATTGCCGAGGTGACAGGCCTGTCACCGGGCGCCGTAGCCACCCGCATCCACCGCATCAAGGCGCTGTTGGCGCAAGGATTTCAGCCGGAGGCAGCGTCATGACCATCTCGCCCGATTCCAACGCACCTGACCCCAAAGCCCTCTGGAAAGGACAGGCTATGACACCGCAGACCTTGACCCCCGAACTGCTCGAAACTCGCTCGCGGCAGCTTGACGACCGCATCGGCAAGCGTAATCGCTGGGAATACCTGGCCGGCCTGATTGGCGGCGTCGCCACCCTGGTTCTGGGCCTCTTCGTGCTGCTGTCCGGGCCGCTCGATCCGCCCGCCATCACCACCGGCGCAGGCTTCTTGCTGCTCGCCGCCGGTTCGGTTGTCGCCATGCTGCAATTGCATCGCCGCACCGGCGGCGGCACATCCATCACCGGCGCCACCGCCATCCTCGCCAGCTACCGCGCCGAACTGGTCCGCCAGCGCGACGCGCTGCGCTCGGTGCTGCTCTGGTATGTGCTGCCCTTCATTCCCGGCTTCCTGCTGATCTACAGCGCCGCGCTGTTCACGCCCGGTGGGTCCGCCTGGGGCGCCCTGATCCCAGCCGGCATCACCCTCGCCTTCCTGGCATGGGTCTACCACGCCAACCGCAAGGCCGCCGACTGCATCGACACCGAAATCGACGAACTGGACCGCCGGGCGCACGGCTGAGACCGATGCCGCCGCCCAAGCCCTCCAAAACACGGTGTCCGTGTTTGTAGGGCGTGAGGGGGCGGCGGAGGCAAGGTTTAGTTAGCCTGTGGGCAGGGAGTCGATTGGACGCTGCGTAGCTGCACTACTCTATCGGTACCTGCCCACCCTCCCCCTTGAGGGGAGGGTAGCGTCGCCTGGCCCGCAGGGCCTTGGCAAAGCTGGGGAGGGGGTAACCCTGTAGGCCACCAAACGATCCCTCCCCCTCAAGATGAGGCAAGGAACCGAGCTTCTTGCCTCATCTCTAAAAATAGGGTACCCCCCTATCCCATGTCGCATCTCATCAGAAACAAATCCAAGCTCCTCGCCCGCATTCGCCGCCTCAAAGGCCAGGTCGAAGCGATCGAGCGGGCGCTCGAGGCCGAGGTCCCCTGCGGGGAAATCCTCAATCTCACCGCCTCGGTCCGCGGCGCCATCAGCGGCCTCACGGCCGAGCTGATCGAGGATCACATCCGCGAACACATTTCCAACCCGGACAAGGACGAAAACCCCGCCCGAGCCCAGGGCGCCGCCGAATTGATCGAAGTCGTCAGGATGTATCTGAAATGAGCGATGCCGCCGCTCGGCTGTCCAGCCCACACACGCATGTCTTCCTCGGCCAGGACCATGCCCGCAACGAGCGGCGCACCTGGCTGGTCATCGCCATCACCGCGACCATGATGGTTATCGAGATCGCGGCGGGCACCATTTACGGCTCCATGGCACTGGTTGCCGATGGCTGGCACATGTCGACCCACGCCGCCGCCATGCTGATCGCGGCCTTGGCCTATCTCTTCGCTCGGCGTCACGCCACCAATCCGCGCTTTACCTTCGGCACCGGCAAGTTCGGCGATCTGGCCGCCTTCGCCAGCGCGGTCGTGCTGGCGCTGATCGCACTGCTGATCGGCTGGGAAAGCCTGCTGCGCTTCGCCAATCCCGTCACCATCAATTTCCAGCAGGCCATCATCGTCGCCGTGGTCGGGTTGGCGGTCAACTTGCTCTGCGCCTGGCTCCTGCGCGACGACCACAGCCATCACGGCCACCACCATCACGATCATGCCCATGACCATGAGCATCCCCACGATCATGCCCACCATGCCGGCGACAACAATCTCCGCGCCGCCTATCTCCACGTCCTGGCCGATGCCCTGACATCGGTCCTGGCCATTGTCGCGCTGGTTCTCGGCAGCCTCTATGGCTGGAACTGGATGGACCCGGCCATGGGCATTGTCGGCGGCCTGGTCATCGCCCGCTGGTCATGGGGCCTGATCCGCGATGCGGGTGGCGTGCTGGTCGATTACGTCCCTACGGCTGAAGACCTGCCCGACGAAATCCGAGCCGCCATCGAACTGGGTGACGACACGATCACCGACCTGCATGTCTGGCAACTCGGCCCCGGCCACCACGGCGCCATCATCTCCATCGCCTCGCCCACCCCACAGAACCCCGCCGCCTACCGCGCCAGGCTGGCCCACATCTCCGATCTTTCGCATGTCACCATCGAGGTCGAACGCGCCGGCTGAGGGTCTTTTCAGGCGAGATCTATGGGTCATCCCCTTCTCCCCTCGTGGGAGAAGGTGCCCGAAGGGCGGATGAGGGGGTTACTGCGCCAGCCGTTCGATCCGAAGCAAGAGGATTTTCTACCCCTCTCCCGCAAGGGGAGAGGGAAGCCCCTACATCTCGGCTTCCCTGAACACCCGCGTCACATCCCCGTCCCATTCGCCGCGGAACTTGTCGACCCAGCGCTGGGCCGGCGACTTGGCCAGGCGGATCGTCTCTTCCAGCGGCGCCAGGTGGATGGTTTCGTCCTTGCCCTGCGCGTTGCGCCTTCCGCGCCGCACCAGCCCGGCCTCGGCAATACCCACGGCCTGCGCCGCGACATCATAGAGATTGGAACGATCATGCGGCGTCATCAGCGCCAGCCGCGGCACTTCGCGGCGCATGTCGTCGCGTTCCTCGCGCGTCCACGGCTCGATCAGCTCATAGGCCGCTTCCAGCGACACCGGATCGTAGAGCAGCCCCGTCCAGAAGGCCGATAGCGCCGTCACCGATTTTTCGTCGCCCATATCGGCGCCGCGCATTTCCAGGAACTGCTTGAGCCGCACTTCCGGGAAAATCGTCGACAGATGGTCTTCCCAGTCCTTGATCGTGGGTTTCTCGCCCGGCAGTTGTGGCAGCTCGCCCCGCAAAAAGGCCCGGAAACTCTCGCCCGCCACATTGATATATTGCTTGTTGCGGATGACGAAATACATCGGCACATCAAGCGCATAGTCGGCATATTGCTCGAAGCCGAACCCTTCGTCGAAGGCAAAGGGCAGCATGCCGGTGCGGTCGTCGTCGGTATTGAGCCAGATATGGCTGCGGAAGCTGAGATAGCCGCTGTCCCGCCCTTCCGAGAAGGGCGAATTGGCAAACAAGGCCGTCGCCACCGGCTGCAGCGCCACCGCCACGCGCAGCTTCCTGACCATGTCGGCTTCGCTGGAAAAATCCAGATTGGCCTGCACCGTGGCCGAGCGGAACATCATCGATGTGCCCAGCGTGCCGACCTTTTCCATATAGGGCTTCATGATGCCGTAGCGCGATTTCGGCATGGCGCAGATCTGGTCCACCGACCATAGCGGCGTCACGCCCAGCCCGAGAAAATGAATATCGAGCGGCGCGGCCACCTTCTTGCTGACGCGCATATGCTCGGCCAGCTCCGCCGCCGTGCCATGCAGGTCCACCTGCGGCGAGCCTGACAGTTCGAACTGCCCGCCCGGCTCCAGCGAAATCCCGCCAGCCACTTCGTCATTGCGCAGCCCGATCGGGTTGTCCCCGTCATAGAAGGGATGCCAGCCGGTTTCCTTCTCGATCCCCTCGAGCAGCGCGCGGATGCCGTTGGGGCCTTCATAGGCCACCGGCCGCAGCGGATTGGTGTGGAACACGTGCTTCTCGTGTTCGGTGCCGATGCGCCATTCGCTCTCGGGCTTGGCCCCGCGCGCCATGGCCTCGATCAGGTCTGCTCGCGTTTCGATCAGGGGCGAAGTGGTGGCGGCGCCGGCCATAGGCAGTCCTCTGGAAATACTGGCGGGGAACATAACGTCGCGCGAGCCGAAAGCAATCGCCTTTTATCGCCAATCACCGATGGTCGCTTGAATCACCGCCAATGCGGCCACCGCGGCTGTGTCCGCCCGCAGAATACGCGGTCCCAGGCTGACAGGCACCACAAAGGGCAGGGCGCGCAATCTGGCGCGTTCCTCGTCGGAAAATCCGCCTTCCGGCCCGATCAACAGGCCCACCTGCCGCCCCTTGAGTCCTTCCAGCGCTGCAACAGGCGATGATGACGCCTCCCCCTCATCGGCAAAGACCAACACCCGTTCCGCCGGCCAGCCATCGAGCAGCCGCTCCAGCGTCACTTCCGGCTCCACCCTGGGTACGCTGAGCACTTCGCATTGCTCCGCCGCCTCAATGGCATTGGCCACCAGCCGCTCATGCTTGAGCCGCGAGACCTGCGTAAACCGCGTGAGCACCGGCTGGATCGTGCCCGCGCCCATTTCCACCGCCTTCTGGATCACATAATCCAGCCGCTCGGTCTTGAGCGGGGCGAAGCCATACCAGAGGTCGGAAGCCGGCGTCTGGACGGCGATTCTCTCCACCAGCGCCAGCACCACCGATTTCTTGGCATCACTGACCAGCCGCGCCAGCCACGCCCCATCCCGCCCATTGAACAGCACCACTTCATCGCCGACGCTCTTGCGCAGCACGGCAGCCAGATACAGCGATTGCTCCTTGCCCAAGGCAACTTGCCCGCCCGCGACCAGATCGGGTTCGACATAAAGACGGGGCAGGGCGGCATGGGTGCGGGGCATGGGAATTCCAGTTCATGGCACTATATTGCCGCAACCACCAGCCGGCACCTTGACGGGGGAGGTTGGGAGGGGGTGTCGTTTAGCCCTGATGTCTGGGCTAAACACCCCCCTCCCTGACCCTCCCCGCGAGGGGGAGGGTGTCGACTGTGACAATTGCGGTCGAGAAGAGGTCTACTAGCTGTCCGGCGTTTAGAGTAGACCTCATGGTGAGCCTGTCGA
This sequence is a window from Devosia ginsengisoli. Protein-coding genes within it:
- a CDS encoding RNA polymerase sigma factor; this encodes MPQRAKREAQYRSIADRQGAAIARLAAVYEKDPALRQDLEQDIHLHLWRSLDSFREQCSLSTWTWRVAHNVCARHVDKAVRSRSAGDWIDIDSVEPADHRATPEQATGTALTLERLYTLIDRLRPIDRQVVLLYLEDVEAEAIAEVTGLSPGAVATRIHRIKALLAQGFQPEAAS
- a CDS encoding GFA family protein, with amino-acid sequence MKDKQVMARCSCGQVEIEAWGKPIASVICHCDDCQAAGRALGALPDAPPLLDTAGGTGNVLYRKDRVQVSKGGHLLEAHKLTPDTKTSRMVATCCNAPMAITFDDARHWVPLYRDRLEGAVPPVQWRICTKFRPPGVELPDDVPAYAMYPFGMMAGLALSAVAMLVAR
- a CDS encoding metal/formaldehyde-sensitive transcriptional repressor, with translation MSHLIRNKSKLLARIRRLKGQVEAIERALEAEVPCGEILNLTASVRGAISGLTAELIEDHIREHISNPDKDENPARAQGAAELIEVVRMYLK
- a CDS encoding nucleoside deaminase, with amino-acid sequence MPSQSPMDLALTLAEEAAAHGEAPVGAVVMEGEVILAAERNRMKALGDPTAHAEMLAIRTALQTRGTGRLDGCDLYVTLEPCAMCAGAIAHTRLRRVYFAAEDPKAGAVENGIRLFTQPTCHHAPEVISGLGATRSETLLREFFRALRS
- the purD gene encoding phosphoribosylamine--glycine ligase, translated to MRVLVIGSGGREHALAWKIAQSPLLTKLFIAPGNGGTGAVAENVVIDITDHKAVVDFCKLIAIDFVVVGPDAQVVAGLGDDVRAAGITCFCPSKAAGQLEGSKGFTKALCDEMGIPTAAYGRFDNEAAALAYLYTQGAPIVIKADGLAAGKGVTVALDVEAAEAAIVDCFAGAFGASGAEVVIEEFMEGEEVSLFVLCDGTDILPLTTAQDHKRAFDGDTGPNTGGMGAYSPAPVMTREIYEETLERVIWPTVKGLAARGTPYQGVLYAGLMLTSDGPKLVEYNARFGDPETQVMMLRMESDLLPLLHATATGTLAGHDVAWKDQYALTVIMATEGYPGSYGKGSEIRGAEGLDSDTLQVFHAGTRRDGTRLLAAGGRVLNVTALGGSVKEAQSRAYAGVDKIVWPSGFCRRDIGWREIARTTS
- a CDS encoding patatin-like phospholipase family protein, translated to MLKTVFDETPSQPVLTPLQLRGKALADRLRSKGKERGGMETISGPRIGVALGGGSARGLTHIPYIEAMDELGLKPSVIAGTSIGALIGSGWAAGMTGKELREHSYQVLGTMRIIATKLWATQIRGISGILKNGISMQLDATSIVDTFTPENFPLEFKDLKVPLYVVATDFQSWHQVVFNSGLLRPAIAGSIAIPSLFKPVVYANHILVDGGVVNPLPLDQADINTDFLIGIDVNGDPSEGISKTDHKAIDIWFGSAQIMMHSLTAHMMAAYPPDIYIRPHVANFGALEFWRVREIVAHAEAEKERFKRILADKVEAYIAGKVPVVESDPH
- the mutL gene encoding DNA mismatch repair endonuclease MutL, which gives rise to MSIRQLPEDLINRIAAGEVVERPSSVVKELVENAIDAGASRIVVTTAAGGKGLIRIEDDGHGMDRADLVLSVERHATSKLSADDLDDIRTLGFRGEALASIGSVAELSIASRTAEAESGLRITVNSGLRAGPVPQAMNRGTVVEVKNLFANVPARLKFLKTDRAEAGAITDVIKRLAMANPGVHFVLNGSDRTASNWPAVTGTGALQARLGQVIGDDFSQNAVTLATSRHGVVVAGLAGLPTYTRANSLSQFYFVNGRSVKDKVLVGAVRAAYADYVFRDRFPVVALYIAIDPGEVDVNVHPAKAELRFRDAGAVRSAVIRAIGEALAAAGFKASGTVAEDVLGAFTAPAYASPSAPAPAYRADAMAPFAGYERAGGAGNANPFAPDFGQAAMAGLREPSARVEAEAAPALMEFPLGTARAQMFDNFIIAQNGEGLLLVDQHAAHERLVYERFKAQLASGPVASQAQLIPLVVELPEEDCARLEEAAGELERFGLYLERFGPRAVAVRETPALLGNSDIEGLVRDVADGLAEWESIAAVSDRMEAIIARMACHGSVRSGRRLRVDEMNALLRDMEATPHSGQCIHGRPTYVELKKKDIERLFGRTR